A single genomic interval of Colletotrichum lupini chromosome 11, complete sequence harbors:
- a CDS encoding AT hook domain-containing protein: MTFDMMKLWEGDGTAASAKNMALELLGVMSAAVSKLRSHVRKVTYSMDGSDSNELSRYLSEPEGDPLLFILYLDGKAAQPHVAIFYVIESDDEAVRGTLSAAWNFMQRHAVPSILISNDEVYHQLTAMWDDRINQHAMNICVTLDLLPQVRVIDELKSDMCRICPNTKRWIAEFDRIMTLRVDNASEALVPEARGAWVWKINVDEVLYTTWSSKRAWSGVSSGTAYDKTVSKCSLSNRKKVSSGNKDEGDDDDNDQEDSDDNGTDDEDAEEDNGTHQKGERKA, translated from the exons ATGACGTTTGACATGATGAAGCTCTGGGAGGGAGATGGGACCGCCGCTTCTGCCAAGAACATGGCTCTTGAACTTCTCGGTGTAATGAGTGCTGCAGTCTCCAAGCTTCGCTCACACGTTCGTAAGGTCACTTATTCCATGGATGGAAGCGATTCCAACGAGTTATCGCGGTACCTGTCTGAGCCTGAAGGTGATCCCCTCCTCTTCATCTTATATCTTGACGG AAAAGCAGCGCAACCTCATGTCGCCATTTTCTACGTCATAGAGAGTGATGATGAGGCTGTTAGAGGTACCTTGAGTGCTGCGTGGAACTTCATGCAAAGGCATGCTGTGCCTAGCATTCTCATCTCAAACGACGAGGTCTACCACCAGCTTACTGCAATGTGGGACGACAGGATCAACCAGCACGCTATGAACATCTGC GTCACGCTCGATCTCCTCCCGCAAGTGAGGGTCATTGATGAGCTCAAGAGTGACATGTGCCGTATTTGTCCGAATACGAAGCGTTGGATTGCGGAGTTTGATCGAATCATGACGCTGCGAGTGGACAATGCTTCGGAGGCTTTGGTACCGGAAGCTCGGGGGGCATGGGTGTGGAAGATCAATGTTGATGAGGTTCTGTACACGACGTGGAGCTCGAAGCGAGCATGGAGTGGTGTCAGTTCTGGCACAGCGTACGACAAGACTGTGTCGAAATGTTCTTTGTCAAATAGAAAGAAGGTTAGCAGCGGGAACAAGGATGAGGGTGACGATGATGATAATGACCAAGAGGATAGCGACGACAATGGGACGGACGATGAGGACGCGGAAGAGGACAATGGCACTCATCAGAAAGGGGAAAGGAAGGCATAA